The Thermoanaerobaculia bacterium genome contains a region encoding:
- a CDS encoding DUF3024 domain-containing protein, with amino-acid sequence MRRDHDVATFRFDMTSRRWALYWRDRNLSDQSATL; translated from the coding sequence ATTCGACGGGATCACGACGTCGCCACGTTCCGGTTCGACATGACCTCGCGTCGGTGGGCTCTTTACTGGCGAGATCGCAACCTCTCGGACCAGTCTGCGACCCTATGA